From Candidatus Pedobacter colombiensis, one genomic window encodes:
- a CDS encoding urea transporter: MKKIKAIVETVLKGIGQIMLQESAWTGLLFLIAISYDSILMGVVALMCSIIGTATARICKFSDENIKAGLYGFNATLIGVGLVFFFETSPFIWLTIILGAILSTFLMEFSLRKKIPFFTFPFIVVTAGFVLTIKHFGLATLNVPKALTTISELRDFTVVAHAYGQVIFQGSLLAGLLFFLGVFVKNPTAALYGLMGALIAGAVARFDKDSVQLINDGMFSFNAVLCGIACSGIKPRDGVYVFISVVIATYFDVSMMENGWITLTFPFVLSMWVIVALKKLVSHFENKIKNRSH, encoded by the coding sequence ATGAAAAAAATAAAAGCAATAGTAGAAACTGTACTCAAGGGCATTGGTCAAATCATGCTTCAGGAAAGTGCCTGGACGGGTTTACTGTTTTTAATTGCGATATCGTATGACTCTATACTTATGGGCGTTGTTGCTTTGATGTGTTCTATCATCGGAACTGCAACAGCAAGGATTTGTAAGTTCAGTGACGAAAATATAAAAGCTGGTTTGTACGGATTTAATGCGACGCTAATTGGAGTAGGATTGGTTTTCTTCTTCGAAACTAGTCCATTTATATGGCTTACAATTATTTTAGGGGCTATACTCAGCACGTTTTTAATGGAATTTTCTCTTCGGAAAAAAATTCCCTTTTTTACTTTTCCATTTATCGTGGTTACGGCAGGTTTTGTTTTGACAATTAAACACTTTGGTCTTGCCACTTTAAACGTTCCTAAAGCTTTAACAACAATAAGTGAATTAAGAGACTTCACAGTGGTTGCCCATGCATATGGCCAGGTGATATTTCAAGGAAGTCTCTTAGCGGGATTATTGTTTTTCTTAGGTGTCTTTGTGAAAAATCCTACTGCGGCCTTGTATGGACTCATGGGAGCGCTTATCGCGGGAGCCGTTGCACGTTTTGATAAGGATTCTGTGCAATTAATCAATGATGGCATGTTTAGCTTTAATGCAGTTTTATGCGGAATTGCATGTAGTGGAATAAAACCGAGGGATGGAGTTTATGTATTTATATCTGTAGTAATTGCAACCTACTTCGATGTTTCTATGATGGAGAATGGCTGGATTACCCTTACGTTCCCATTTGTTTTATCTATGTGGGTGATTGTTGCTCTAAAAAAGCTGGTGAGTCATTTTGAAAATAAAATAAAAAACAGGAGCCATTAA
- a CDS encoding TonB-dependent receptor plug domain-containing protein: MRGKLFIGIVLLLSGQNGLAQVVNKSEADTVHLREIIISNSDFRKQIMKVDLKMIPVNSAQDLLRKVPGLFIAQHAGGGKAEQIFLRGFDNDHGTDISVMADGIPVNIVSHAHGQGYADLHFLIPETIRDIDFGKGSYYADKGDFNTSGYVNFNTFDKLENNLFKIEGGSFNTIRAVTMINLLNKNSQDKNFYVASEFNYSDGPFDIKQHFNRINFLAKYNQWIDRKQYLSILGSTFTSGWNASGQIPERAVEQGIISRWGSIDPTEGGSTARTNFAVSYRYLASEKEEVSSNLFYSKYDFNLFSDFTFFLKDPVHGDEIQQTDNRSIYGFENKYIRRFVFENSSMTWTSGLGLRLDDIKDLQLSHVFQRDLLLDRMSDVSATEINVHGYSTIDWRVGKWTINPAVRLDHFVFNLHNRLVSIPAAQEASATRVSPKLNISYTQNSNVQWYVKSGFGFHSNDVRVVVAQDGKDILPYSFGSDLGVILRPTANIIIQPAIWQMFLQQEFVYVGDEAVVEPSGKTCRWGLDLSLRYQPFSWLYLDGDINYAHARAVEKPKGEDYIPLVPALTSTGGVAVKLLSGFLANLRYRYMDSKPATEDNSVRTRGYLVNDLVLVYGKKKWEVNLQVQNIFDRKWNEAQFETETRLRNETSSVSELCFTPGTPLAIKAGISYRF; the protein is encoded by the coding sequence ATGAGAGGCAAACTTTTTATTGGGATTGTACTACTGTTATCAGGACAAAATGGATTGGCTCAGGTGGTAAATAAGTCAGAAGCAGATACGGTACATCTACGTGAAATAATTATTAGTAACAGCGATTTCAGAAAGCAGATAATGAAAGTCGATTTAAAAATGATACCAGTAAATTCCGCGCAGGATTTATTGCGAAAGGTTCCCGGACTATTTATTGCTCAGCATGCTGGTGGTGGTAAGGCAGAACAAATATTTTTGCGCGGTTTTGATAATGATCATGGAACCGATATCAGCGTTATGGCTGATGGCATACCAGTAAATATAGTCTCACATGCACATGGACAAGGATATGCTGATTTACACTTTCTGATTCCAGAAACGATCAGGGATATCGATTTTGGCAAAGGATCTTATTATGCTGATAAAGGAGATTTTAATACCTCTGGATATGTGAATTTTAACACATTTGACAAATTAGAGAATAATCTTTTCAAAATTGAAGGTGGTTCTTTTAATACCATACGTGCCGTAACGATGATCAATCTTTTAAATAAAAATAGTCAGGATAAGAATTTCTATGTAGCGAGCGAGTTCAATTATTCTGATGGACCATTTGATATCAAACAGCATTTTAATCGTATTAATTTTTTAGCCAAATACAATCAATGGATTGATAGGAAACAATATCTATCCATTCTGGGGTCTACATTTACCTCGGGCTGGAATGCTTCAGGTCAGATTCCTGAAAGAGCTGTAGAACAAGGGATTATTAGTAGATGGGGGTCTATAGATCCTACTGAAGGTGGAAGTACTGCAAGAACAAACTTTGCGGTAAGCTATAGGTATCTGGCTAGTGAAAAAGAAGAGGTTTCCAGTAATTTATTCTATTCTAAGTATGATTTTAATCTATTTTCAGATTTTACTTTTTTTCTGAAAGATCCTGTTCATGGAGATGAGATTCAGCAGACCGACAATCGTTCTATTTATGGTTTTGAGAACAAGTATATTCGAAGGTTTGTATTTGAGAATAGTAGTATGACCTGGACCTCTGGACTAGGTTTACGTCTGGATGATATCAAAGATTTACAATTGAGTCATGTTTTTCAGCGTGATCTATTGTTGGACAGAATGTCTGATGTATCTGCGACCGAAATTAATGTTCATGGTTATAGTACAATTGATTGGAGAGTCGGGAAATGGACGATAAACCCCGCAGTACGTTTAGATCATTTTGTTTTTAATCTTCACAATCGACTTGTAAGTATTCCCGCCGCTCAAGAAGCTTCGGCGACAAGAGTAAGTCCGAAACTGAATATTTCCTATACGCAAAATAGTAATGTACAGTGGTATGTTAAATCTGGCTTTGGTTTTCACTCAAATGACGTTAGAGTTGTGGTTGCACAGGATGGCAAAGACATACTGCCTTATTCTTTTGGAAGTGATCTGGGAGTTATTCTTCGACCAACAGCCAATATAATTATTCAACCTGCCATTTGGCAAATGTTTTTACAACAAGAGTTTGTCTATGTGGGAGATGAAGCTGTCGTAGAACCATCAGGGAAAACATGTCGTTGGGGGCTGGACTTAAGTTTGCGATACCAACCATTTTCATGGTTATACCTGGATGGAGACATCAATTATGCGCATGCACGTGCCGTCGAAAAGCCTAAAGGAGAAGATTATATTCCATTAGTTCCTGCCCTTACAAGTACTGGAGGAGTAGCGGTAAAACTTCTTTCAGGCTTTTTGGCAAATCTAAGATACCGTTATATGGATTCAAAACCTGCTACTGAAGATAATTCAGTAAGAACCAGAGGTTATTTGGTCAATGATCTTGTACTGGTATATGGAAAGAAAAAATGGGAAGTAAATCTGCAGGTTCAAAATATCTTTGACCGCAAATGGAACGAAGCGCAATTTGAAACAGAAACCAGACTTAGAAATGAAACAAGTTCAGTATCAGAATTATGTTTTACGCCCGGGACGCCCCTGGCTATAAAAGCAGGAATAAGTTATAGATTTTAA